One region of Triticum aestivum cultivar Chinese Spring chromosome 6B, IWGSC CS RefSeq v2.1, whole genome shotgun sequence genomic DNA includes:
- the LOC123135531 gene encoding uncharacterized protein At2g29880 — protein sequence MVHQLNSFELPGSRVQSQGFLDMDVDRARGRVQSQGLGAIDADRARSRGQSQGLGDIDDDHGAVEYPRDIGMTKRAKWTHQMKLFLIDLLKEHDVPGFRTQNAWSKEAWTNIVNRLNQAFCVSFSVVQVKQKEQDIKKEYRSVKELLAESGFGWDKDRMMVEAPASVWASFVARKNSNEALQWRDKSFPYFNDLASLYDGRYAEGRSRHGMDYYANKAKNASAPSSHPTHSNDTYESSSPPTVALDEPGLQFPLEEEVEGANLDSVQHTSTPNEQMYTQSIPPKAPTVKPESRRRKRQKQNPTSSADGFHERYLRLKMEEINRFAAIEEKKLEAPFSIHKCITTIEGLDGLQLSDMLLASDIFKTRENREIFLSFSSDERRLAWIKREIARTNEN from the exons ATGGTCCATCAGCTTAACTCATTTGAGCTGCCAGGCAGCCGTGTGCAATCACAAGGATTTCTTGACATGGATGTTGATCGTGCCCGCGGCCGTGTGCAGTCACAAGGACTTGGTGCTATTGATGCCGATCGTGCTCGCAGTCGTGGACAATCACAAGGACTTGGTGATATTGATGACGATCACGGGGCTGTTGAGTATCCTCGTGATATAG GTATGACGAAGAGGGCTAAGTGGACTCATCAAATGAAGTTGTTTCTTATTGACTTGCTGAAAGAGCATGATGTTCCTGGTTTTCGAACACAAAATGCATGGAGCAAAGAGGCCTGGACAAACATTGTTAATCGACTAAATCAAGCATTTTGTGTATCATTTAGTGTTGTTCAAGTCAAACAAAAGGAGCAAGATATAAAGAAGGAATATCGAAGTGTGAAAGAATTGTTGGCAGAAAGTGGGTTTGGATGGGACAAGGATAGAATGATGGTAGAAGCACCAGCAAGTGTTTGGGCTAGTTTTGTTGCTCGCAAGAATAGTAACGAGGCCCTCCAATGGCGAGACAAGTCTTTTCCATACTTTAATGATTTGGCTTCTCTCTACGATG GTCGGTACGCCGAAGGAAGATCTCGTCATGGTATGGATTATTATGCTAACAAGGCAAAAAATGCATCTGCTCCATCATCGCACCCAACACATTCGAATGATACATATGAATCATCTTCACCTCCAACAGTAGCTCTAGATGAGCCAGGTTTGCAATTTCCTTTGGAAGAAGAGGTTGAGGGAGCAAATCTTGATTCTGTCCAGCATACATCAACACCGAATGAACAAATGTATACCCAATCAATACCCCCAAAAGCACCCACCGTGAAGCCTGAGAGTAGACGTAGAAAAAGACAGAAGCAAAATCCTACAAGCTCCGCAGATGGATTCCATGAAAGATACCTTAGGCTCAAGATGGAAGAAATAAATCGATTTGCAGCCATTGAGGAGAAGAAACTAGAGGCTCCATTTAGCATTCACAAGTGCATCACAACGATTGAAGGATTAGATGGTCTACAATTGAGCGATATGTTGTTGGCATCAGACATCTTCAAAACTAGGGAAAACAGGGAGATTTTCCTGTCTTTCTCTAGTGATGAACGACGGTTGGCTTGGATTAAAAGGGAGATTGCTCGTACCAACGAAAACTAA